A region of Pirellulales bacterium DNA encodes the following proteins:
- a CDS encoding PilN domain-containing protein, which produces MPDIDFLPNSYREQTVHRKANVWRLLIGGGFAAALVCSFLYQQVLYRQTARQLDELKPEYEQAEALSLKMAAMQSELKSATKQAELFTYLRHPWPRTQLLTAALSRLPDCVTLREIHILRRSNSTSDSPAARLGGKKQDDAEAKKLEPAERDLRQLRDETISRETILVLSGITSDTAALQRYLVTLGEAKLFAKVELTSLEANQEERQRTWRFSAQLGVRPGYGQPGGPEPVSKKGISPIKSTATLPANSAPLHSPT; this is translated from the coding sequence ATGCCAGACATCGACTTCCTTCCGAATTCCTATCGCGAGCAGACGGTCCATCGCAAGGCGAACGTCTGGCGGCTTCTGATCGGCGGCGGATTCGCCGCGGCGCTCGTTTGCAGCTTCCTTTATCAGCAGGTTCTGTATCGGCAAACGGCCCGGCAACTCGACGAATTGAAACCCGAATATGAGCAAGCCGAGGCGCTTTCACTCAAGATGGCGGCGATGCAGTCGGAATTGAAATCCGCGACCAAACAAGCCGAGCTATTCACTTATCTGCGGCATCCATGGCCCCGGACCCAGCTACTGACTGCCGCCCTTTCTCGCCTGCCCGATTGCGTGACGCTCCGTGAAATCCACATTTTGCGCCGTTCGAATTCCACGAGCGATTCGCCCGCGGCGCGCTTGGGAGGCAAGAAGCAGGACGACGCGGAAGCCAAGAAGCTCGAACCGGCCGAGCGCGATCTGCGGCAGCTCCGCGACGAAACCATCTCGCGCGAAACGATTCTCGTGCTGTCCGGCATCACGAGCGACACCGCGGCGTTGCAGCGCTATCTCGTAACGCTCGGCGAAGCGAAGCTGTTCGCAAAAGTCGAGCTGACTTCGCTGGAAGCGAATCAAGAAGAGCGACAAAGAACTTGGCGATTCTCGGCGCAGCTCGGCGTGCGCCCCGGCTACGGTCAACCCGGCGGTCCGGAACCGGTGTCGAAAAAGGGGATAAGTCCAATTAAGTCGACGGCAACGCTGCCGGCGAATTCGGCGCCCCTTCATTCGCCGACTTAG
- the pilM gene encoding pilus assembly protein PilM, whose translation MIRRLKSRRPGPIGLDIGSHCVKLIQFSTDRSRVVDAVRWDLPAAEEVTPAVRWRQVVAAIRQAREGRHFRGRDVVIGLGAPELFVQNVRVAKVPADEMEKIVRHEAAGRVPFAIDDAEVRFIEAADVRQGEVSKREVILLACHRARLGDALAAVEEAGLRVAAVDVEPAALLRCYAKQYRRDEDQQQRVLLAHLGAANTVVVIAKGTDVLFIKYVDVGGRHLDEAVSRHLDMPLSEAAALRRHNGDRRVDQQDPEIARSVAEATRPVVERLSSELSLCARYHSVTFRGQPLSRIVISGGEATPTLVDLISARMDLKCELGDPLRSYEIALQTGRKGQWDVATGLALRDIAED comes from the coding sequence ATGATCCGCCGCCTGAAATCACGCCGCCCTGGGCCGATCGGTCTCGATATCGGCAGCCATTGCGTGAAGTTGATCCAGTTCAGTACGGATCGGAGCCGCGTGGTGGATGCCGTGCGCTGGGATTTGCCGGCGGCTGAAGAGGTGACGCCGGCGGTCCGCTGGCGGCAGGTCGTCGCGGCGATTCGACAGGCTCGCGAAGGGAGACATTTTCGCGGCCGTGACGTGGTCATCGGTCTCGGGGCGCCGGAATTGTTCGTGCAAAACGTGCGGGTGGCGAAAGTGCCCGCCGATGAAATGGAAAAGATCGTCCGCCACGAGGCGGCTGGGCGCGTGCCGTTTGCCATCGACGATGCGGAGGTGCGTTTTATCGAGGCCGCCGACGTTCGCCAGGGAGAGGTGAGCAAGCGCGAGGTGATCCTGCTCGCCTGTCACCGCGCGAGGCTGGGCGATGCGCTCGCGGCCGTCGAAGAGGCCGGACTGCGCGTGGCAGCCGTCGATGTCGAGCCGGCGGCCTTGCTTCGTTGCTATGCGAAACAATATCGACGCGACGAGGATCAACAGCAACGCGTGCTGTTGGCGCACCTGGGCGCGGCAAACACGGTCGTAGTGATCGCAAAAGGCACCGACGTGCTGTTCATCAAGTATGTCGATGTCGGCGGACGTCATTTGGATGAGGCAGTCTCGCGGCATCTGGACATGCCGCTCTCCGAGGCTGCCGCGCTACGGCGCCACAACGGCGATCGGCGCGTGGATCAGCAAGACCCGGAGATCGCGCGCAGCGTCGCCGAAGCCACTCGCCCCGTCGTCGAACGGCTGTCCAGCGAATTGTCGCTCTGCGCCCGCTACCACAGCGTCACATTCCGAGGACAGCCTCTATCGCGGATCGTGATCAGCGGCGGAGAAGCGACGCCGACTCTGGTGGACCTGATCTCCGCTCGCATGGACTTGAAGTGCGAACTTGGCGATCCGCTGCGAAGCTATGAGATCGCGCTCCAAACCGGCCGCAAAGGCCAATGGGACGTCGCCACCGGGCTGGCGCTGCGCGACATCGCCGAGGACTAA